A genomic segment from Frateuria edaphi encodes:
- the holA gene encoding DNA polymerase III subunit delta: MPLSPAQWNKVLASDRLAPVYLLAGEELLVLEAADALRARARELGYAEREVLEAGQHFDWDDLARSAAGMSLFASRRLLDLRLPTGRPGVEGAKAITAFCADPPPDVTLLISAVEWSNKHEGVWTKQVDAAGVLAVFNAPKPQEWSSWIGARLASRGLAATPDAAALLAERVEGNLLAAAQEIDKLVVLHGSGRIDAAEMENLVADSARYDAFKLTDAAFAGDGGRALRILAGLRGEGEDLIPLMGWLVNQLQLALRLANARDFAAQARAERLWPAREQLFRKALRRAPREHWLACLARASRIDRMAKGREWGEPWLEAERLIAAIAEPRAAAALA, encoded by the coding sequence ATGCCGCTCTCGCCCGCCCAGTGGAACAAGGTGTTGGCGTCCGATCGCCTGGCGCCGGTCTATCTGCTGGCGGGCGAGGAACTGCTGGTACTGGAAGCTGCCGACGCGCTGCGCGCGCGTGCCCGCGAGCTGGGCTACGCCGAACGCGAGGTGCTCGAGGCCGGCCAGCATTTCGACTGGGACGATCTTGCCCGCTCCGCCGCGGGCATGTCGCTGTTCGCCAGCCGCCGCCTGCTCGACCTGCGCCTGCCGACCGGACGGCCGGGCGTGGAGGGTGCGAAGGCCATCACCGCGTTCTGCGCCGATCCGCCGCCGGACGTGACCCTGCTGATAAGCGCGGTGGAGTGGAGCAACAAGCACGAGGGCGTCTGGACCAAACAGGTCGATGCCGCCGGCGTGCTGGCGGTGTTCAATGCCCCCAAGCCGCAGGAATGGTCGTCGTGGATCGGCGCGCGACTCGCCTCGCGCGGGCTTGCCGCGACGCCCGACGCCGCCGCGCTGCTGGCCGAACGGGTCGAGGGCAACCTGCTCGCCGCGGCGCAGGAGATCGACAAGCTGGTCGTGCTGCACGGCAGCGGTCGCATCGATGCGGCCGAGATGGAAAACCTGGTCGCCGACAGCGCCCGCTACGACGCGTTCAAGCTCACCGATGCCGCCTTCGCCGGCGACGGCGGCCGCGCGCTGCGCATCCTGGCCGGCCTGCGCGGCGAGGGCGAGGACCTGATCCCGCTGATGGGCTGGCTGGTCAACCAGTTGCAGCTCGCATTGCGCCTGGCCAACGCGCGCGATTTTGCCGCGCAGGCGCGCGCCGAGCGGCTGTGGCCAGCGCGCGAGCAACTCTTCCGCAAGGCCCTGCGACGCGCCCCGCGCGAGCACTGGCTGGCCTGCCTGGCCAGGGCTTCCCGTATCGACCGGATGGCGAAGGGCCGCGAGTGGGGTGAACCGTGGCTGGAGGCGGAGCGCCTGATCGCCGCCATCGCCGAGCCGCGCGCGGCCGCGGCACTGGCATGA
- the trxA gene encoding thioredoxin: MTAAAQAHVFDIDTANFETEVLRASMTTPVLVDFWATWCGPCKTLGPMLEKLAAEYNGAFRLGKVDVDKNQELAGMFGIRSIPTVMLVKDGQLLDGFAGALPEGELREFLSRHVQPLEGDVPAEPEAAEEEDPAQAINRLQQEIAAAPDRAELKLDLALALMRNGQADAAEAELNALPANLATDVRAVRLRSQLDLARALQGAPSLTELRQRVQADPADWTARDLLGVRLLLEDDPAAGLDQFLAILEKARDWNEGGAKKRLLAAFATLDDAELVGRYRRRMASLLF; this comes from the coding sequence GTGACCGCCGCTGCCCAAGCCCACGTCTTCGACATCGATACGGCCAACTTCGAGACCGAGGTGCTGCGCGCTTCGATGACCACGCCGGTACTGGTGGATTTCTGGGCGACCTGGTGCGGCCCGTGCAAGACACTGGGCCCGATGCTCGAGAAGCTCGCCGCCGAGTACAACGGCGCCTTCCGCCTGGGCAAGGTCGACGTGGACAAGAACCAGGAGCTGGCCGGGATGTTCGGCATCCGCTCCATCCCCACCGTCATGCTGGTCAAGGACGGGCAATTGCTCGACGGCTTCGCCGGCGCATTGCCCGAGGGTGAGCTGCGCGAGTTCCTCTCGCGCCACGTGCAGCCGCTGGAGGGCGACGTCCCGGCCGAGCCCGAAGCTGCGGAGGAAGAGGACCCCGCGCAGGCGATCAACCGCCTGCAGCAGGAGATCGCCGCCGCGCCCGATCGCGCCGAACTCAAGCTTGACCTGGCACTCGCACTGATGCGCAACGGCCAGGCCGACGCCGCCGAAGCCGAACTCAACGCGCTGCCGGCGAACCTCGCCACCGATGTGCGCGCCGTGCGCCTGCGCAGCCAACTGGATCTGGCCCGCGCACTGCAGGGCGCACCCTCGCTGACCGAATTGCGCCAGCGTGTGCAGGCCGATCCGGCCGACTGGACCGCACGCGACCTGCTTGGCGTGCGGCTGCTGCTCGAAGACGATCCGGCCGCCGGCCTGGACCAGTTCCTGGCGATCCTCGAAAAGGCGCGCGACTGGAACGAAGGCGGCGCGAAGAAGCGCCTGCTGGCCGCCTTCGCCACGCTGGACGATGCGGAGCTGGTGGGCCGCTATCGCCGGCGCATGGCCTCGCTGCTGTTCTGA
- a CDS encoding DUF502 domain-containing protein produces MPRLRFKRYLLTGLLTFIPLWVTWTVFKVVLGFLAGIGAPMVAAALGALALVAPETARALGSAWFISIVALLITLLALYLLGFLASRVIGQRLLDTFDALLQRIPLVQTIYGGTKKLMAVLQQKPSGVQRVVLVDFPHAGTKAIGFVTRIMIEEGSGREMAAVFVPTTPNPTGGFLLTLPVEALTPTEWTMDQGMAFIISGGAVAPDTLPAATRKPL; encoded by the coding sequence ATGCCGCGACTGCGCTTCAAACGCTACCTGCTCACCGGCCTGCTTACCTTCATCCCGCTGTGGGTGACCTGGACGGTGTTCAAGGTCGTGCTGGGTTTCCTGGCCGGCATCGGTGCGCCGATGGTGGCCGCGGCGCTCGGCGCGCTGGCGCTGGTGGCGCCGGAAACCGCCAGGGCGCTGGGCAGCGCGTGGTTCATCTCGATCGTGGCGTTGCTGATCACCCTGCTGGCCCTGTACCTGCTGGGCTTCCTGGCCAGCCGCGTGATCGGGCAGCGGCTGCTCGATACGTTCGATGCGCTGCTGCAGCGCATCCCGCTGGTGCAGACCATCTACGGCGGCACCAAGAAGCTGATGGCGGTGCTGCAGCAGAAGCCGTCCGGCGTGCAACGGGTAGTGCTGGTCGACTTCCCGCATGCCGGCACCAAGGCGATCGGCTTCGTCACGCGGATCATGATCGAGGAAGGCAGCGGTCGCGAGATGGCCGCGGTGTTCGTGCCGACCACGCCCAACCCCACCGGCGGCTTTCTGCTGACCCTGCCGGTGGAAGCGCTGACGCCGACCGAGTGGACGATGGATCAGGGCATGGCTTTCATCATTTCCGGCGGCGCGGTGGCGCCCGACACGTTGCCTGCCGCGACGCGGAAGCCGCTGTAG
- a CDS encoding paraquat-inducible protein A, with amino-acid sequence MSRAPRAAQLGIIGCHVCGLVCRAPTGDDAACPRCGAALHRRKRDSIGRTWALLAAAFILYIPANVLPIMRTVSLGDIDDNTIISGVVELWVKGSPSLAVIVFTASIVVPMTKFLVLGTLLASTQRRSRWALRQRAKLYRAVEFIGYWSMLDVFVVALLTALVRFGFFSEVEPLPGVVFFGLTVILTMFSSMSFDPRLMWDGPDDD; translated from the coding sequence ATGAGCCGCGCGCCGCGCGCCGCGCAACTGGGCATCATCGGCTGCCACGTGTGCGGCCTGGTCTGCCGCGCGCCCACAGGGGACGACGCGGCCTGCCCGCGCTGCGGCGCGGCGCTGCACCGGCGCAAGCGCGACAGTATCGGCCGCACGTGGGCGTTGCTGGCGGCCGCGTTCATCCTGTACATCCCGGCCAACGTGCTGCCGATCATGCGCACGGTGAGCCTGGGCGACATCGACGACAACACCATCATCAGCGGCGTGGTGGAACTGTGGGTCAAGGGTTCGCCGAGCCTCGCGGTGATCGTGTTCACCGCCTCGATCGTCGTGCCGATGACCAAGTTCCTGGTGCTGGGCACGCTGCTGGCGAGCACGCAGCGCCGCAGCCGATGGGCGCTGCGCCAGCGTGCCAAGCTCTACCGCGCGGTCGAGTTCATCGGCTACTGGTCGATGCTGGACGTGTTCGTCGTCGCGCTGCTTACCGCGCTGGTGCGTTTCGGCTTCTTCAGCGAGGTCGAGCCGCTGCCGGGCGTGGTGTTCTTCGGCCTGACCGTGATACTTACGATGTTTTCCTCGATGAGCTTCGACCCCCGATTGATGTGGGATGGACCCGACGATGACTGA
- the leuS gene encoding leucine--tRNA ligase, which yields MQDSHEQASNEQGYQPQAVETAAQQYWSANHAYEVVEDASRPKFYCLSMLPYPSGALHMGHVRNYTIGDVISRYQRMNGKNVLQPMGWDAFGLPAENAAIKNRTAPAKWTYKNIEHMREQLKRMGFAYDWTREFATCRPEYYRWEQLMFTRLMKKGMAYRKNAVVNWDPVDQTVLANEQVIDGRGWRSGALVEKREIPQWFLKITDYAQELLAGLDTLPGWPDAVKTMQRNWIGRSEGLEIHFAVEGESEPLTVFTTRPDTLMGVSFVSIAGEHPLALKAAQGNERLSAFLEELKHGGVSEAELETQDKRGMDTGLRAIHPITGEPIPVWVANFVLMGYGTGAVMAVPGHDQRDWEFAQKYSLPIRMVIVDRGVVDALAEIGHDLRQGVGANPMRAALHGGDTDAYETSAALRTVQEFERRIHEDAAWTDRGILVNSGDYDGLDFAQAFEGIADQLEREGKGQRRVNWRLRDWGVSRQRYWGCPIPVIYCGKCGAVPVPEDQLPVVLPEDVENAFATSGVVQSPIKADPEWRKCACPQCGGPAERETDTFDTFMESSWYYARYTSPGAEGQVDARANYWLPVDQYIGGIEHAILHLLYFRFYHKLLRDAGLVHSDEPATNLLCQGMVIAETFYRENGDGSKDWINPADVEIERDERARVVGARLKSDGRPVQIGGIEKMSKSKNNGVDPQAMVEKFGADTVRLFSMFAAPPEQSLEWSEAGVEGMARFLRRFWREVTTHASQPDHPVVDPAALDAGQKAMRRQLHEAIQKVGDDLGRRHSFNTAIAALMELLNALGKFSDMSGQGRAVRHEALEAMVLLLNPVVPHISHALWQVLGHPETVLENVPWPQPDPAALVRDTVTLAVQVNGKLRATIEVPANVSKEEAEAMARSQPQVQAHLEGLAVRKVIVVPGKIVNIVAG from the coding sequence ATGCAGGACTCCCACGAACAGGCTTCGAACGAACAGGGCTACCAGCCGCAGGCGGTGGAGACCGCCGCGCAGCAGTACTGGAGCGCAAACCACGCCTACGAGGTCGTCGAAGACGCCTCCCGGCCGAAGTTCTATTGTCTTTCGATGCTGCCGTATCCGTCCGGCGCGCTGCACATGGGCCATGTGCGCAACTACACCATCGGCGACGTGATCAGCCGCTACCAGCGCATGAACGGCAAGAACGTTCTGCAGCCGATGGGCTGGGATGCGTTCGGCCTGCCCGCCGAGAACGCCGCGATCAAGAACCGGACCGCGCCGGCCAAGTGGACCTACAAGAACATCGAGCACATGCGCGAGCAGCTGAAGCGCATGGGCTTCGCCTACGACTGGACGCGCGAGTTCGCCACCTGCCGCCCCGAGTACTACCGCTGGGAACAGCTGATGTTCACGCGGTTGATGAAGAAGGGCATGGCCTACCGCAAGAACGCCGTGGTGAACTGGGACCCGGTCGACCAGACCGTGCTGGCCAACGAGCAGGTGATCGACGGCCGCGGCTGGCGTTCGGGCGCGCTGGTGGAAAAGCGCGAGATCCCGCAGTGGTTCCTGAAGATCACCGACTACGCGCAGGAACTGCTCGCCGGGCTGGACACGCTGCCGGGCTGGCCCGACGCGGTCAAGACCATGCAGCGTAACTGGATCGGTCGTTCCGAAGGCCTGGAAATCCACTTTGCCGTGGAGGGCGAGAGCGAACCGCTGACCGTGTTCACGACGCGCCCCGACACCTTGATGGGCGTCTCCTTCGTCTCGATCGCCGGCGAGCATCCGCTTGCGCTCAAGGCGGCGCAGGGCAATGAGCGGCTGTCCGCGTTCCTGGAGGAGCTCAAGCATGGCGGCGTCTCCGAAGCCGAACTGGAAACCCAGGACAAGCGCGGCATGGATACGGGCCTGCGCGCGATCCACCCGATCACCGGCGAGCCGATTCCCGTGTGGGTGGCCAACTTCGTGCTGATGGGCTACGGCACCGGCGCCGTGATGGCGGTGCCCGGGCACGACCAGCGCGACTGGGAGTTCGCGCAGAAGTATTCGCTGCCGATCAGGATGGTGATCGTCGACCGGGGCGTCGTCGACGCGCTGGCCGAGATCGGCCACGACCTGCGCCAGGGCGTGGGCGCCAATCCCATGCGTGCGGCGTTGCACGGAGGCGACACCGACGCCTACGAAACCTCGGCCGCGCTGCGCACGGTGCAGGAATTCGAGCGCCGCATCCACGAGGACGCCGCCTGGACCGACCGCGGCATCCTGGTGAACTCCGGTGACTACGACGGACTCGACTTCGCCCAGGCCTTCGAAGGCATCGCCGATCAGCTGGAGCGCGAAGGCAAGGGGCAGCGCCGCGTGAACTGGCGCCTGCGCGACTGGGGCGTCAGCCGCCAGCGCTACTGGGGCTGCCCGATCCCGGTGATCTACTGCGGCAAATGCGGAGCGGTGCCGGTGCCGGAAGACCAGTTGCCGGTGGTGCTGCCCGAGGACGTGGAGAACGCGTTTGCCACGAGCGGCGTCGTGCAGTCGCCGATCAAGGCCGATCCCGAGTGGCGCAAGTGCGCCTGCCCGCAGTGCGGCGGCCCGGCCGAGCGCGAGACGGACACTTTCGACACCTTCATGGAGTCGAGCTGGTACTACGCCCGCTACACCAGCCCGGGCGCCGAAGGCCAGGTCGACGCGCGCGCCAACTACTGGCTGCCGGTGGACCAGTACATCGGCGGTATCGAGCACGCGATCCTGCACCTTTTGTATTTCCGCTTCTATCACAAGCTGTTGCGCGATGCGGGCCTCGTGCACTCCGACGAGCCGGCCACGAATCTGCTGTGCCAGGGCATGGTGATCGCCGAAACCTTCTACCGCGAGAACGGGGACGGTTCGAAGGACTGGATCAATCCCGCCGACGTCGAGATCGAGCGCGACGAGCGTGCACGCGTCGTGGGTGCGCGCCTCAAGTCGGACGGCCGTCCGGTGCAGATTGGCGGCATCGAGAAGATGTCCAAGTCCAAGAACAACGGCGTCGACCCGCAGGCGATGGTGGAGAAGTTCGGCGCCGACACGGTGCGCCTGTTCTCGATGTTCGCCGCACCGCCCGAGCAGTCGCTGGAATGGAGCGAGGCGGGCGTGGAAGGCATGGCCCGTTTCCTGCGCCGCTTCTGGCGCGAGGTGACCACGCACGCGTCGCAGCCGGATCATCCGGTCGTCGACCCGGCCGCGCTCGACGCCGGCCAGAAGGCGATGCGCCGGCAGCTGCACGAGGCCATCCAGAAGGTGGGCGACGATTTGGGTCGCCGGCACTCCTTCAACACCGCCATCGCGGCGCTGATGGAGCTGCTCAACGCGCTGGGCAAGTTCTCCGACATGAGCGGCCAGGGCCGCGCCGTGCGCCACGAGGCGCTGGAGGCGATGGTGCTGCTGCTCAACCCGGTGGTGCCGCATATCAGCCACGCGCTGTGGCAGGTGTTGGGCCACCCCGAAACGGTGCTTGAAAACGTGCCCTGGCCGCAGCCGGATCCGGCCGCGCTGGTGCGCGACACGGTCACCCTCGCCGTGCAGGTCAACGGCAAGCTGCGCGCTACCATCGAGGTGCCGGCCAACGTGTCGAAGGAAGAGGCCGAAGCCATGGCGCGCTCGCAGCCGCAGGTGCAGGCGCATCTGGAAGGGCTGGCCGTGCGCAAGGTGATCGTCGTGCCAGGCAAGATCGTCAACATCGTCGCGGGATGA
- a CDS encoding DUF4442 domain-containing protein — MRASTFRRLLNLWPPFLFNSIRVLELGRDWTHARVVLRLRPWNRNYVRSQFGGNLFAMTDPFWMLLAMHRLGSDYYVWDKAGAIDFVTPGREDVYATFYLSDAMVDELRTAAATGDKVLRWFETEVATASGEVVARVRKQLYVRLKPKARAA; from the coding sequence ATGCGCGCTTCCACCTTCCGCCGCCTGCTCAATCTCTGGCCACCCTTCCTGTTCAACAGCATCCGCGTGCTGGAACTGGGCAGGGACTGGACCCATGCGCGCGTCGTGCTGCGCCTTCGCCCCTGGAACCGCAACTACGTGCGCAGCCAGTTCGGCGGCAACCTATTCGCCATGACCGACCCGTTCTGGATGCTGCTGGCGATGCATCGCCTGGGCAGCGACTACTACGTATGGGACAAGGCGGGCGCGATCGACTTCGTGACGCCCGGCCGCGAGGACGTGTACGCCACCTTTTACCTCTCCGACGCCATGGTCGATGAACTGCGCACGGCCGCCGCCACTGGCGACAAGGTCCTGCGCTGGTTCGAGACCGAAGTGGCAACCGCCTCCGGCGAGGTCGTCGCGCGCGTGCGCAAGCAGCTTTACGTGAGACTCAAGCCCAAGGCGCGCGCCGCGTAG
- the lptE gene encoding LPS assembly lipoprotein LptE, with the protein MNHLFRASLLVCTLALSACGFHLRQSAALPTSMQRMHLTVNGGGSLQRDLARALEDSGVTLEDEGGPGIAELKIPVAAFDTDTLSVSGGARVTEYTVRYQVRFEVDDSNGQALVPQQRVDMSRDFSYDALNTVGTDAQVEEIRRSLNDDMVQAILFRLQAAGRHQLAEPAAASSAG; encoded by the coding sequence ATGAACCATCTGTTCCGAGCCTCGCTGCTGGTCTGCACCCTCGCGCTGTCGGCGTGCGGCTTCCACCTGCGCCAGAGCGCCGCGCTGCCGACCTCGATGCAGCGCATGCATCTGACCGTCAACGGCGGCGGCAGCCTGCAGCGCGACCTGGCCCGCGCACTGGAGGATTCCGGCGTTACCCTCGAGGACGAGGGCGGTCCGGGCATCGCCGAGCTGAAGATTCCCGTCGCCGCGTTCGACACCGATACGCTGAGCGTCAGCGGTGGCGCCCGCGTCACCGAATACACGGTCCGCTATCAGGTGCGCTTCGAGGTCGACGACAGCAACGGGCAGGCGCTGGTGCCGCAGCAGCGCGTCGACATGTCGCGCGACTTCAGCTACGACGCGCTCAACACCGTCGGCACCGATGCCCAGGTGGAGGAAATCCGCCGCAGTCTCAACGACGACATGGTGCAGGCGATCCTGTTCCGCCTGCAGGCGGCCGGTCGCCACCAGCTGGCCGAACCGGCCGCGGCGTCCAGCGCAGGCTGA
- a CDS encoding intermembrane transport protein PqiB produces MTEQNPREDLPEPVVRKHRFSLSLIWLVPALAALVGLSLVVHAWLQAGPEINITFQTAEGLESGKTPVKYKNVVIGKVTGLDLTEDRERVRVTVALNKSAESFATKGTRYWVVRPRIGLGGVSGVDTLLSGAFIGTDVGDSKEEQYEFAGLETPPAVLHGAPGKSFVLHTDDLGSLDTGSPVYYRRIQVGRVSSYTLDKDGKGVSLRIFIDGPNDRFVTRGTRFWNASGVDVSLGANGLKLNTQSLATVIAGGVAFEEPRGPHDATPAPEDADFALFNDEATAMAPPDGPPRYIRMRFNQSLRGLAVDAPVEFLGVNIGKVVSLTMDYDAKHTRFPLTVGAVVYPQRLGNAYDKLAAQAGMKDGRVDLARMFGPLVAHGLRAQARTGNLLTGQLYIALDFVPKAPKASFDLAATPIELPTAPGSFDKLQEQLADIVTKVQKIPFDSIGHNLNQTLADLDRTLKQVNGDVLPELKGTLKGAQRTLGSADNALSADSPLQQNLGGTLEELRRMARSLRALTDYLGVHPEALIRGRPDDPPPAQPERIQPPARQGSKP; encoded by the coding sequence ATGACTGAGCAGAACCCGCGCGAGGACTTGCCCGAGCCGGTGGTGCGCAAGCACCGCTTCAGCCTTTCGCTGATTTGGCTGGTGCCGGCACTGGCCGCGCTGGTCGGCCTGTCGCTGGTGGTGCACGCCTGGCTGCAGGCGGGGCCGGAGATCAACATCACTTTCCAGACCGCCGAGGGCCTGGAGTCCGGCAAGACGCCGGTCAAGTACAAGAACGTGGTGATCGGCAAGGTCACCGGCCTGGACCTGACCGAGGACCGCGAGCGGGTGCGCGTCACGGTCGCACTGAACAAGAGCGCCGAGAGCTTCGCCACCAAGGGCACGCGTTACTGGGTGGTGCGTCCGCGCATCGGCCTGGGCGGTGTGTCGGGCGTGGATACGCTGCTCTCGGGCGCCTTCATCGGCACCGACGTGGGCGATTCGAAGGAAGAGCAGTACGAGTTCGCCGGCCTGGAAACACCGCCGGCGGTGCTGCATGGCGCGCCCGGCAAGAGCTTCGTGCTCCACACCGACGACCTGGGGTCGCTCGACACCGGCTCCCCGGTGTACTACCGGCGCATCCAGGTCGGCCGCGTGTCGTCCTATACGCTGGACAAGGACGGCAAGGGCGTATCGCTGCGCATCTTCATCGACGGGCCGAACGACCGCTTCGTCACGCGTGGGACGCGCTTCTGGAATGCCAGCGGCGTCGACGTGTCGCTCGGCGCCAACGGGCTGAAGCTCAACACGCAGTCGCTGGCGACGGTCATCGCCGGCGGCGTGGCGTTCGAGGAGCCACGCGGCCCGCACGACGCGACCCCGGCGCCCGAGGACGCCGACTTCGCACTGTTCAACGACGAGGCCACCGCCATGGCGCCGCCGGACGGCCCGCCGCGCTACATCCGGATGCGGTTCAACCAGTCGCTGCGCGGGCTGGCGGTCGACGCGCCGGTGGAGTTCCTGGGTGTGAACATCGGCAAGGTCGTGTCCCTCACCATGGACTACGACGCGAAACACACGCGCTTCCCGCTCACCGTGGGCGCGGTGGTCTACCCGCAGCGACTCGGCAATGCCTACGACAAGCTCGCTGCGCAGGCGGGGATGAAGGACGGACGCGTCGACCTGGCGCGCATGTTCGGCCCGCTGGTCGCGCACGGCCTGCGTGCGCAGGCGCGCACCGGCAACCTGCTGACCGGACAGCTGTACATCGCGCTGGACTTCGTGCCCAAGGCGCCCAAGGCGAGCTTCGACCTGGCCGCGACGCCGATCGAACTGCCCACCGCGCCCGGCAGCTTCGACAAGCTGCAGGAGCAGCTGGCAGACATCGTCACCAAGGTGCAGAAGATTCCATTCGACAGCATCGGGCACAACCTGAACCAGACGCTGGCGGATCTGGACCGCACGCTCAAGCAGGTCAACGGCGACGTGTTGCCCGAGCTCAAGGGCACGCTCAAGGGAGCGCAGCGGACGTTGGGCAGCGCCGACAATGCGCTGTCGGCCGATTCGCCGTTGCAGCAGAACCTGGGTGGCACGCTGGAGGAGTTGCGCCGCATGGCCCGTTCGCTGCGCGCGCTGACCGATTACCTGGGCGTGCATCCGGAGGCATTGATCCGCGGCCGGCCGGACGATCCGCCCCCGGCGCAACCCGAACGCATCCAGCCGCCCGCCCGGCAAGGGAGCAAGCCATGA
- a CDS encoding paraquat-inducible protein A, producing MSTPEHGLARTDATDAAAARPHASSGPLLICEHCDTVHRSHALARGETMRCVRCGALLARYHVLNAGGMLALVLTALIVFLIANVWPVVTLGLGSQQSSATLWGIILKMWGQGAPIVAVIAAATLFFFPLNKMLMLGWVLFFAREGRRAPGFASIMKTLYYLQPWTMSEVFVLGAIVSIVKAHAYFDVQPDPGIWAYGVLMLLITVFSGIDLRSLWGITEPDE from the coding sequence ATGAGCACGCCCGAGCACGGCCTGGCCCGCACCGACGCGACGGACGCCGCGGCGGCACGACCGCACGCGTCGTCCGGCCCGCTGCTGATCTGCGAGCATTGCGACACGGTGCACCGCAGTCACGCGCTGGCGCGGGGCGAGACCATGCGCTGCGTGCGTTGCGGCGCGTTGCTCGCCCGTTACCACGTGCTCAACGCCGGCGGCATGCTCGCGCTGGTGCTCACGGCGCTGATCGTGTTCCTGATCGCCAACGTGTGGCCGGTGGTCACCCTGGGCCTGGGTTCGCAGCAGAGCAGCGCCACGCTGTGGGGCATTATCCTGAAGATGTGGGGGCAGGGCGCGCCGATCGTGGCGGTGATCGCCGCGGCTACGCTGTTCTTCTTCCCGCTGAACAAGATGCTGATGCTGGGCTGGGTGCTCTTCTTCGCCCGCGAAGGCCGGCGGGCGCCCGGCTTCGCGTCCATCATGAAGACCCTTTACTACCTGCAGCCGTGGACGATGAGCGAGGTCTTCGTGTTGGGCGCGATCGTGTCCATCGTCAAGGCGCACGCGTATTTCGACGTACAGCCGGATCCCGGCATCTGGGCTTACGGCGTCCTCATGTTGTTGATCACGGTGTTCTCGGGGATCGACCTGCGCTCGCTCTGGGGCATCACGGAGCCGGACGAATGA
- a CDS encoding PqiC family protein, protein MIRMRNLVAAALALGLAGCASEPAHYYTLLAPAPADAGTASRAPFDFELMPVGIPAQVDQPQLVIRQGGQGVAPLSGERWIAPLADEVRAALSADLSQSLHARDATGMPSGGKPRLRIKVDLRRFDSAPGDYALVDAAWTVRQLQGDATLACTSQIREPVGAGYGALVEGHQQALARLAGEIARVAGPVAAGKPTACPNP, encoded by the coding sequence ATGATCCGCATGCGAAACCTGGTTGCCGCCGCGCTGGCGCTGGGGCTGGCCGGCTGCGCCTCCGAGCCGGCGCACTACTACACGTTGCTGGCGCCGGCGCCGGCGGATGCCGGCACGGCGAGCCGTGCGCCCTTCGACTTCGAATTGATGCCGGTCGGCATTCCCGCCCAGGTCGACCAGCCCCAGCTGGTGATCCGCCAGGGCGGGCAGGGCGTGGCTCCGCTGTCGGGCGAACGCTGGATCGCACCGCTGGCCGACGAGGTGCGGGCCGCGTTGTCGGCCGACCTGTCCCAGTCGCTGCACGCCCGGGACGCCACCGGCATGCCCTCCGGCGGCAAGCCGCGGCTGCGCATCAAGGTCGATCTGCGGCGGTTCGATTCGGCACCCGGCGACTACGCGCTGGTGGATGCCGCCTGGACCGTGCGCCAGTTGCAGGGCGACGCCACGCTCGCCTGCACCAGCCAGATCCGCGAGCCTGTCGGGGCCGGTTACGGCGCGCTGGTCGAAGGCCACCAGCAGGCACTGGCCAGGCTCGCCGGAGAGATCGCCCGGGTCGCCGGACCGGTCGCGGCGGGCAAGCCGACTGCCTGCCCCAACCCGTAG
- a CDS encoding RNA polymerase sigma factor has protein sequence MTDHQRQFEALLQEHRGIVFKVASVYAHGREDRNDLAQEIAVQLWRSFAGFDAARAKFSTWMYRVALNVAISHARQVARDGYLEPLDAGHLELPGDADVAQPDERLSALYAFIGQLDPLNRALILLYLEDRSHAEIAQVLGISETNVATKIGRIKQRLRGQMAPAATTGA, from the coding sequence ATGACCGACCACCAACGCCAGTTCGAAGCGCTGTTGCAGGAGCACCGCGGCATCGTGTTCAAGGTGGCCAGCGTCTACGCGCACGGCCGCGAGGACCGCAACGACCTGGCGCAGGAGATCGCCGTACAGCTGTGGCGTTCCTTCGCCGGCTTCGATGCGGCACGCGCGAAGTTCTCCACCTGGATGTATCGCGTGGCGCTCAACGTCGCGATCTCCCATGCCCGGCAGGTTGCGCGCGACGGGTACCTGGAGCCGCTCGATGCGGGGCACCTGGAGTTGCCCGGCGACGCGGACGTGGCGCAACCGGACGAACGGCTGTCGGCGCTCTACGCCTTCATCGGCCAGCTCGATCCACTCAACCGCGCGCTGATCCTGCTTTACCTGGAAGACAGAAGCCACGCCGAGATCGCCCAGGTGCTGGGCATCAGCGAAACCAACGTGGCCACCAAGATCGGCCGCATCAAGCAACGGCTGCGCGGCCAGATGGCGCCCGCCGCCACCACCGGAGCATGA